The following proteins come from a genomic window of Miscanthus floridulus cultivar M001 chromosome 2, ASM1932011v1, whole genome shotgun sequence:
- the LOC136537647 gene encoding uncharacterized protein, translating to MSACPAPAVATFLLVALLACCCQAARAIRTHGGGGYVSAVGDPGMRRDGLRVAWEAWNFCNEVGQEAPGMGSPRGADCFDLETSSDEHGQPVYSVAHLVSDADNSLGAGDPFPGSPPGAARITDADLYAPAKELYLGDRCQVADTPAPWQFWMVMLKNGNLDTTAAICPENGRPARPFPQTSRFPCPGGAGCMNQPLVFHNRTALDDASRWLRGGLFGTYDLDAGNRLGADDVSFYSVTWEKEVAATGGGGWAFHHKLRTSSKYPWLMLYLRSDATRGFSGGYHYDTRGMTKQVPVSPDFKVRLTLEVKQGGGRNSQFYLMDMGSCWKNDGRACDGDTATDVTRYSEMIINPSTPGWCSPSRIDQCPPWHTFRNGSRVHRTDGARFPYGAYHVYCSPGNAARAEKPTTYCDPYSNPQAQEILQLLPHPVWGEFGYPTAKGQGWVGDPRAWELDVGAMSHALYFYQDPGTPPARRRWTSLDVGTEIYVSDKAEEAEWTLSGFDVLVPDKCIKSQQRATNSCW from the exons ATGTCCGCGTGCCCGGCACCGGCAGTGGCCACCTTCCTCCTCGTCGCCCTTCTCGCGTGCTGCTGCCAGGCCGCACGAGCCATCCGGactcacggcggcggcggctatgtcTCCGCGGTCGGGGACCCCGGCATGCGGCGCGACGGCCTCCGCGTGGCCTGGGAGGCGTGGAACTTCTGCAACGAGGTCGGCCAGGAGGCCCCCGGCATGGGCAGCCCGCGCGGCGCCGACTGCTTCGATCTCG AGACGAGCTCCGATGAGCACGGGCAGCCAGTGTACTCGGTGGCGCACCTGGTGAGCGACGCCGACAACAGCCTGGGCGCGGGCGACCCGTTCCCGGGGTCCCCGCCGGGCGCGGCCCGCATCACCGACGCCGACCTCTACGCGCCGGCGAAAGAGCTCTACCTCGGCGATCGCTGCCAGGTGGCCGACACCCCGGCGCCGTGGCAGTTCTGGATGGTCATGCTCAAGAACGGCAACCTCGACACCACCGCCGCCATATGCCCCGAGAACGGCCGCCCCGCGCGCCCGTTCCCGCAGACGTCCCGCTTCCCGTGCCCCGGTGGAGCCGGCTGCATGAACCAGCCGCTGGTATTCCACAACCGCACCGCGCTGGACGACGCCAGCCGCTGGCTCCGTGGCGGCCTGTTCGGCACCTACGACCTGGACGCCGGCAACCGCCTCGGCGCCGACGACGTGTCGTTCTACTCCGTGACGTGGGAGAAGGAGGTGGCGGcgaccggcggcggcgggtgggcgTTCCACCACAAGCTGCGCACGTCCAGCAAGTACCCGTGGCTGATGCTGTACTTGCGCTCCGACGCCACCAGGGGGTTCTCCGGAGGCTACCACTACGACACCAGAGGCATGACCAAGCAGGTGCCGGTGTCGCCGGACTTCAAGGTGCGGTTGACCCTGGAGGTGAAGCAGGGCGGCGGGCGCAACAGCCAGTTCTACCTGATGGACATGGGCAGCTGCTGGAAGAACGACGGGCGCGCCTGCGACGGCGACACGGCGACGGACGTGACCCGGTACAGCGAGATGATCATCAACCCGTCGACGCcggggtggtgctcgccgtcgCGGATCGACCAGTGCCCGCCGTGGCACACGTTCCGGAACGGCAGCCGCGTGCACCGCACCGACGGGGCCCGCTTCCCCTACGGCGCCTACCACGTGTACTGCTCCCCCGGGAACGCGGCGCGCGCGGAGAAGCCCACCACCTACTGCGACCCCTACAGCAACCCGCAGGCGCAGGAGATCCTGCAGCTGCTGCCGCACCCTGTGTGGGGCGAGTTCGGCTACCCGACGGCGAAAGGGCAGGGCTGGGTCGGCGACCCCAGGGCGTGGGAGCTCGACGTCGGCGCCATGTCGCACGCGCTCTACTTCTACCAGGACCCTGGCACGCCGCCGGCCAGGAGGCGGTGGACGTCGCTCGACGTCGGCACGGAGATATACGTCAGCGACAAGGCCGAGGAGGCGGAGTGGACGCTCAGCGGCTTCGACGTCCTTGTGCCGGACAAGTGTATCAAGTCACAGCAACGGGCCACCAACAGCTGCTGGTAG
- the LOC136537648 gene encoding ankyrin repeat domain-containing protein 2A-like isoform X1, translating into MAAQVIEKLKTTCGGVCAEEKTAAAVTTEEPAPAAEQQPQPQPKPAGAARRAGPSVPANPFDFSTMMNLLNDPSIKGMAEQIAKDPAFTEMAEQLQKTVVSPRQQQRQQAPAAQLDPQKYVATMQQLMQNPQFVAMAERLGSALMQDPAVSTMLGGLTNPAHKEQLEARVARMKDDPELKPILDEIESGGPAAMMKYWNDPEALQKFGRAMGVGGGPSGEAGGAEHAEAEDDAGEEGEYEDESIVHHTASVGDVEGLKKALEEGADKDEEDSEGRRGLHFACGYGELQCAQALLEAGAAVDAVDKNKNTALHYAAGYGRKDCVALLLESGAAVTLQNLDGKTPIDVAKLNNQDDVLKLLEKHAFV; encoded by the exons ATGGCTGCGCAAG TAATCGAGAAGCTCAAGACGACTTGTGGTGGGGTTTGTGCAGAGGAGAAGACTGCTGCTGCTGTCACGACAGAGGAGCCTGCGCCGGCGGCGGAGCAGCAGCCTCAGCCTCAGCCTAAGCCAGCTGGGGCGGCGCGCAGGGCAGGGCCGTCGGTGCCGGCCAACCCCTTCGACTTCTCCACCATGATGAACCTTCTCAAT GACCCTAGCATCAAGGGGATGGCAGAGCAGATTGCCAAGGACCCGGCGTTCACGGAGATGGCGGAGCAGCTACAGAAGACGGTGGTGTCcccgcggcagcagcagcggcagcaggcGCCGGCGGCGCAGCTGGACCCGCAGAAGTACGTGGCGACGATGCAGCAGCTGATGCAGAACCCGCAGTTCgtggccatggcggagcggctgGGCAGCGCGCTGATGCAGGACCCGGCCGTGTCCACCATGCTGGGAGGCCTCACCAACCCGGCGCACAAGGAGCAGCTGGAGGCCCGCGTCGCGCGCATGAAGGATGACCCCGAGCTCAAGCCCATCCTCGACGAGATCGAGTCCGGCGGCCCCGCCGCCATGATGAA GTACTGGAACGACCCCGAGGCTCTGCAGAAGTTCGGGCGCGCGATgggcgtcggcggcggcccgTCCGGCGAGGCCGGCGGCGCGGAGCACGCCGAGGCGGAGGACGACGCCGGGGAGGAAGGTGAGTACGAGGACGAGTCCATTGTCCACCACACCGCGAGCGTCGGCGACGTCGAG GGCCTGAAGAAAGCGCTGGAGGAGGGCGCGGACAAGGACGAGGAGGACTCGGAAGGGCGGCGTGGCCTCCACTTCGCGTGCGGCTATGGCGAGCTCCAGTGCGCGCAGGCGCTCCTGGAGGCCGGCGCCGCCGTGGACGCCGTCGACAAGAACAAGAACACCGCGCTGCACTACGCCGCCGGATACGGCCGCAAGGACTGCGTCGCGCTCCTGCTCGAGAGCGGCGCCGCCGT GACGCTGCAGAACCTGGACGGGAAGACGCCCATCGACGTGGCCAAGCTCAACAACCAGGACGACGTCCTCAAGCTGCTGGAGAAGCACGCCTTCGTATAG
- the LOC136537648 gene encoding ankyrin repeat domain-containing protein 2A-like isoform X2, whose product MAAQEEKTAAAVTTEEPAPAAEQQPQPQPKPAGAARRAGPSVPANPFDFSTMMNLLNDPSIKGMAEQIAKDPAFTEMAEQLQKTVVSPRQQQRQQAPAAQLDPQKYVATMQQLMQNPQFVAMAERLGSALMQDPAVSTMLGGLTNPAHKEQLEARVARMKDDPELKPILDEIESGGPAAMMKYWNDPEALQKFGRAMGVGGGPSGEAGGAEHAEAEDDAGEEGEYEDESIVHHTASVGDVEGLKKALEEGADKDEEDSEGRRGLHFACGYGELQCAQALLEAGAAVDAVDKNKNTALHYAAGYGRKDCVALLLESGAAVTLQNLDGKTPIDVAKLNNQDDVLKLLEKHAFV is encoded by the exons ATGGCTGCGCAAG AGGAGAAGACTGCTGCTGCTGTCACGACAGAGGAGCCTGCGCCGGCGGCGGAGCAGCAGCCTCAGCCTCAGCCTAAGCCAGCTGGGGCGGCGCGCAGGGCAGGGCCGTCGGTGCCGGCCAACCCCTTCGACTTCTCCACCATGATGAACCTTCTCAAT GACCCTAGCATCAAGGGGATGGCAGAGCAGATTGCCAAGGACCCGGCGTTCACGGAGATGGCGGAGCAGCTACAGAAGACGGTGGTGTCcccgcggcagcagcagcggcagcaggcGCCGGCGGCGCAGCTGGACCCGCAGAAGTACGTGGCGACGATGCAGCAGCTGATGCAGAACCCGCAGTTCgtggccatggcggagcggctgGGCAGCGCGCTGATGCAGGACCCGGCCGTGTCCACCATGCTGGGAGGCCTCACCAACCCGGCGCACAAGGAGCAGCTGGAGGCCCGCGTCGCGCGCATGAAGGATGACCCCGAGCTCAAGCCCATCCTCGACGAGATCGAGTCCGGCGGCCCCGCCGCCATGATGAA GTACTGGAACGACCCCGAGGCTCTGCAGAAGTTCGGGCGCGCGATgggcgtcggcggcggcccgTCCGGCGAGGCCGGCGGCGCGGAGCACGCCGAGGCGGAGGACGACGCCGGGGAGGAAGGTGAGTACGAGGACGAGTCCATTGTCCACCACACCGCGAGCGTCGGCGACGTCGAG GGCCTGAAGAAAGCGCTGGAGGAGGGCGCGGACAAGGACGAGGAGGACTCGGAAGGGCGGCGTGGCCTCCACTTCGCGTGCGGCTATGGCGAGCTCCAGTGCGCGCAGGCGCTCCTGGAGGCCGGCGCCGCCGTGGACGCCGTCGACAAGAACAAGAACACCGCGCTGCACTACGCCGCCGGATACGGCCGCAAGGACTGCGTCGCGCTCCTGCTCGAGAGCGGCGCCGCCGT GACGCTGCAGAACCTGGACGGGAAGACGCCCATCGACGTGGCCAAGCTCAACAACCAGGACGACGTCCTCAAGCTGCTGGAGAAGCACGCCTTCGTATAG
- the LOC136515060 gene encoding pentatricopeptide repeat-containing protein At2g35030, mitochondrial-like: protein MLRRRRRVLPLLVQCSQLRRHSTIPRPRRPPQRRARGDIRYTTSDDTHALGLARRRRDATGTTALRFHGTVAEPGNPPRHRAAHDDVCSTTGQGPRPQHGAAATRAVLDDYETPGRDAAAYAAMVALRLRERDLPRAEALFGAAPSAARGLYLDTIMLGGYVKAGRVDRARELFDGIPVKNVVTWTSMVSGYFRAGRVREARELFDVMPDRNDYSWTTVVQGYTSNGMLREAREMFYRMPHRNVVACTAMVKAYVDSGQIQQAWELFDMMPERNSYSWNAMISGFLSIGKVAEAVQLFERMPHRHRNAVSWTTMVTGLAKNGLACRAREFFDWMPAKDTVACNAMITVYANNGQLNEVQRLFDSMLAKDLVTWSTIIEAYSKNECKHEALNMFLLMRRSAVSPNIRTLISILVISESTGEVKQIHGLVITLGFLSETSLGNALLTMYSRSGDLMSAWFAFQRLEEKDAITWTSIVQAFANHGCGYHALQGFAQMLRHGYKPSSTTFTAVLSACRHAGLVEKGRNMFKSIYHVYGVEPTIEHYSCLVDLLGRAGYVREAKQLVDGMLPGMRDEAILATLLGACVMHNEVEVAREVGEDLVRFDPSGSGGYRLLANVFASHGMWDETAKVWKVMRGSKAKRTTGFSQIEVNMRNHVFYSRDQEHPQCAEIYEMLNDAVVPQMKGSSCMGLWEPTLLPDPLVDPPSRRPWLPGLTGKVQKRCFFVAKG, encoded by the coding sequence ATgcttcgccggcgccggcgcgtccTCCCTCTCCTCGTCCAGTGCTCGCAGCTCCGCCGCCACAGCACCATCCCGAGGCCCCGTCGGCCTCCGCAGCGACGCGCCCGCGGAGACATCCGTTACACCACCAGCGACGACACCCACGCCCTCGGCCTCGCGCGGCGGAGGCGCGACGCCACCGGCACCACTGCCCTCCGCTTCCACGGCACCGTCGCGGAGCCCGGTAACCCGCCGCGGCACCGCGCAGCCCACGACGACGTATGCTCGACGACCGGCCAAGGCCCCAGGCCGCAGCACGGCGCCGCGGCCACTCGTGCCGTGCTCGATGACTACGAGACGCCGGGCCGGGACGCCGCCGCCTACGCCGCCATGGTCGCCCTCCGACTCAGGGAGCGCGACCTGCCGCGTGCGGAGGCGCTCTTCGGCGCGGCGCCCTCGGCTGCTCGGGGGCTCTATCTGGACACCATCATGCTCGGCGGGTACGTCAAGGCCGGGCGCGTCGACCGCGCGCGCGAGCTGTTCGACGGGATACCGGTGAAGAACGTCGTCACTTGGACCTCCATGGTCTCCGGGTACTTCCGCGCCGGCCGCGTTCGCGAGGCGCGGGAGCTGTTTGACGTCATGCCTGATCGGAATGACTATTCGTGGACGACGGTGGTGCAGGGGTACACGAGCAATGGGATGCTCAGGGAAGCGAGGGAGATGTTTTATCGGATGCCTCACAGGAATGTGGTCGCTTGTACGGCCATGGTTAAGGCCTATGTTGACAGTGGTCAGATTCAGCAGGCGTGGGAATTGTTTGATATGATGCCGGAGAGGAATTCGTATTCCTGGAATGCCATGATTTCTGGTTTTCTCAGCATTGGGAAAGTGGCTGAAGCAGTTCAGTTGTTTGAGAGGATGCCACACAGACACAGGAATGCTGTTTCTTGGACTACAATGGTCACTGGCTTGGCAAAGAATGGTCTTGCTTGCAGGGCAAGAGAGTTCTTTGATTGGATGCCAGCGAAGGATACAGTGGCATGCAATGCGATGATCACCGTTTATGCCAACAATGGCCAGCTGAATGAGGTGCAGAGATTATTCGATTCAATGCTTGCAAAAGACCTGGTGACCTGGAGTACCATCATCGAGGCATATTCTAAGAACGAGTGTAAGCATGAAGCCTTAAACATGTTTCTTCTTATGCGCCGCTCAGCAGTATCTCCTAACATCAGAACACTAATCAGTATCCTGGTTATATCTGAGAGCACAGGTGAAGTTAAGCAAATTCACGGGTTGGTTATTACGCTTGGATTCCTGTCAGAAACTTCCTTAGGAAATGCTCTGCTCACAATGTATTCGAGAAGTGGGGATCTGATGTCTGCCTGGTTTGCCTTCCAAAGATTGGAAGAGAAGGATGCCATAACATGGACGTCGATAGTGCAAGCTTTTGCGAACCATGGCTGTGGTTACCATGCCTTACAGGGCTTTGCTCAGATGCTGAGACATGGGTATAAACCAAGTTCGACTACCTTCACTGCTGTGCTGTCTGCTTGTAGGCATGCTGGGTTGGTTGAGAAAGGTCGCAACATGTTCAAATCCATTTACCATGTTTATGGAGTAGAACCAACCATTGAGCACTACTCTTGCCTTGTGGACCTTCTAGGTCGAGCAGGATATGTAAGGGAAGCCAAGCAACTTGTTGATGGTATGCTGCCGGGTATGCGCGATGAGGCCATTCTTGCGACGCTCCTGGGAGCCTGTGTGATGCATAATGAGGTGGAGGTAGCAAGAGAAGTGGGTGAGGATCTTGTCAGATTTGACCCCTCTGGTTCCGGAGGCTATAGGCTCCTGGCCAATGTATTTGCATCACATGGAATGTGGGATGAAACAGCAAAGGTGTGGAAGGTCATGAGGGGCAGCAAGGCGAAGAGGACGACTGGTTTTAGTCAGATTGAGGTGAACATGAGGAATCATGTGTTCTACTCTAGGGATCAAGAGCATCCACAATGTGCTGAAATATATGAGATGCTGAATGACGCAGTTGTTCCTCAGATGAAGGGTTCATCATGCATGGGATTATGGGAACCGACTCTCTTGCCTGATCCACTGGTAGATCCACCGTCCCGGCGACCTTGGTTGCCTGGGCTTACTGGCAAAGTTCAAAAGAGATGTTTCTTTGTCGCAAAAGGGTAA
- the LOC136537649 gene encoding uncharacterized protein, producing the protein MERKAYLPCSASAPCLRRCGRPPELEGTMEVLPDDVVGEILLRFPPADPASLVRAALVCKPWYRIVSGPSFRRRFMEFHRVAPLLGFLCNTSNPNARFVPTSSFRPPNADDLIALHDCEGVVEEEVVWDWDCVALDARHGLVLLYFVVGEDQDDLVVVWNPTTAERWEIFPVHDICDCDRFERYATVLSASTANGHLDCHDNMPFVVVRVVTQSHNQRRCLRVYSSEDASWSEQTLLPECIVDNAPTALVGNTLYFMADSGAGVLSFDLDTLETSVIHLPPASKCATVLMAMEEDGGLGFARVDMDARLSLWSMEANPNGDMGWTQTRVIELEKLLPVDADSIFCSFLGFAHAVGVFFVATYDDGLFSFDLKSGRVREVYEEECDVFDYLGRVPCVVPYTGFCTPACIFH; encoded by the exons ATGGAACGGAAGGCCTACCTACCCTGCTCCGCCTCCGCCCCGTGCTTGCGCCGCTGTGGCCGGCCTCCCGAGCTGGAAGGCACTATGGAGGTGCTGCCGGATGACGTCGTCGGAGAGATCCTCCTCCGCTTCCCACCGGCCGACCCCGCGAGCCTCGTCCGCGCCGCACTCGTCTGCAAGCCCTGGTACCGCATCGTCTCCGGCCCCAGCTTCCGCCgccgattcatggaattccaccGCGTAGCTCCActgctcggcttcctctgcaacaCCTCCAACCCCAACGCCCGATTCGTCCCCACCTCCTCCTTCCGCCCGCCAAACGCCGACGACCTGATCGCGCTCCATGACTGCGAgggggtggtggaggaggaggtggtctgGGACTGGGACTGCGTCGCGCTCGACGCACGCCACGGCCTCgtcctcctctacttcgtcgtgGGTGAGGACCAGGACGACCTCGTCGTCGTCTGGAACCCAACAACCGCCGAGCGATGGGAGATATTCCCAGTCCATGACATCTGCGACTGCGACCGCTTCGAGCGGTACGCTACTGTGCTCTCCGCGTCCACTGCCAACGGCCACCTCGACTGCCACGACAACATGCCCTTCGTCGTCGTTCGCGTGGTCACCCAGAGCCACAACCAGCGCAGGTGCTTGCGCGTCTACTCATCGGAGGATGCCTCTTGGAGCGAGCAGACTCTGCTCCCCGAGTGCATTGTAGATAACGCACCCACTGCCCTTGTGGGGAACACACTCTACTTCATGGCTGATTCTGGCGCAGGGGTTCTTAGTTTTGATTTGGACACATTGGAAACATCTGTGATTCACCTACCTCCAGCTTCCAAGTGTGCTACTGTGCTCATGGCGATGGAGGAGGATGGTGGTCTGGGATTTGCAAGAGTGGATATGGACGCCAGACTCTCCCTCTGGTCAATGGAGGCGAATCCGAACGGAGACATGGGATGGACACAGACTAGAGTCATTGAGCTTGAGAAGCTGCTTCCTGTCGACGCCGACTCCATCTTTTGTAGTTTCCTTGGCTTTGCGCATGCTGTTGGTGTCTTTTTTGTGGCGACGTATGATGATGGATTATTCAGTTTCGATCTTAAGTCTGGTCGGGTGAGGGAGGTATACGAGGAGGAATGTGATGTATTTGACTACCTCGGTCGTGTTCCCTGTGTTGTTCCCTACACGGGCTTCTGCACTCCAG CTTGCATTTTTCATTGA